One region of Blastocatellia bacterium genomic DNA includes:
- a CDS encoding glycosyl transferase: MPPAAVIVPCRGLDEGFRENLRSLIEQDYPAYQLICVVDSRADPAYGEIGRVVSETGALHVHVVEAGRARGRGQKVHNLLAGLDY; this comes from the coding sequence ATGCCGCCGGCAGCTGTGATTGTTCCGTGTCGGGGTCTGGATGAGGGTTTTAGGGAGAATCTGCGGTCCCTGATCGAGCAGGATTATCCGGCTTACCAGCTCATTTGTGTGGTTGATTCTCGGGCGGATCCGGCTTATGGGGAGATCGGTCGTGTGGTGAGTGAGACGGGGGCGTTGCACGTTCATGTTGTGGAGGCGGGGAGAGCGAGGGGGCGGGGGCAGAAGGTGCACAATCTGCTGGCGGGGCTTGATTACAT